The proteins below are encoded in one region of Apostichopus japonicus isolate 1M-3 chromosome 4, ASM3797524v1, whole genome shotgun sequence:
- the LOC139966882 gene encoding ras-related protein Rab-8A-like: MMAKTYDFLFKLLLIGDSGVGKTCVLFRFSEDAFNSTFISTIGIDFKIRTIELDGKKIKLQIWDTAGQERFRTITTAYYRGAMGIMLVYDITNQKSFDNIRNWIRNIEEHASADVEKMILGNKCDMDDKRQVSKEKGEKLAIEYGIKFMETSAKASINVEEAFVTLARDIKAKMDRKLIASGDQNSGQVKVSQGGGQKRSVWKMCSIL, encoded by the exons ATGATGGCGAAAACTTATGATTTTCTGTTTAAATTGTTACTGATTGGTGATTCTGGTGTTGGCAAGACTTGCGTGTTATTTAGGTTTTCAGAAGATGCTTTCAATTCTACCTTTATTTCGACTATAG GGATAGATTTCAAGATAAGGACCATAGAATTAGATGGAAAGAAAATCAAGCTGCAAATATG GGACACTGCTGGCCAAGAGAGGTTCCGCACAATTACAACTGCCTACTACAGAGGTGCTATG GGTATCATGCTTGTGTATGACATAACAAATCAGAAATCCTTTGATAACATCAGAAATTGGATCAGAAATATTGAAGAA CATGCCTCAGCAGATGTAGAGAAAATGATCCTGGGGAATAAATGTGATATGGACGACAAAAGACAGGTGTccaaagaaaaaggagaaaag CTTGCCATTGAATATGGAATCAAATTTATGGAAACCAGTGCTAAAGCCAGCATCAATGTTGAAGAG GCTTTTGTAACACTAGCAAGAGACATCAAAGCCAAGATGGATCGTAAGCTGATTGCAAGCGGTGACCAGAACAGCGGTCAAGTGAAAGTCTCACAAGGTGGCGGCCAAAAGAGGAGCGTGTGGAAGATGTGTTCCATATTGTGA
- the LOC139966883 gene encoding adenosine 5'-monophosphoramidase HINT1-like, which produces MADEMKAAASAKPGGDTIFGKIIRKEIPSETVYEDDQCIVINDINPTAPVHVLVIPKKPITQLAEAADDDEQLLGHLLIVAKKVAKKLELGGGFRVVINAGPDGCQSVYHLHLHVIGGRQLSWPPG; this is translated from the exons ATGGCTGATGAAATGAAAGCAGCTGCTAGCGCTAAGCCTGGAGGGGACACTATATTCGGCAAAATCATTAGGAAAGAAATCCCTTCCGAAACCGTGTATGAGGACGACCAG TGCATCGTAATTAATGACATAAATCCTACTGCTCCTGTCCATGTCTTGGTCATTCCCAAGAAGCCAATCACACAGTTAGCTGAggctgctgatgatgatgagcaG CTACTGGGGCATCTTCTGATTGTTGCGAAGAAAGTTGCAAAGAAATTGGAGCTGGGTGGTGGTTTTCGTGTGGTTATCAACGCTGGTCCAGACGGCTGTCAATCTGTGTATCACCTTCATCTCCATGTTATTGGTGGCAGGCAGCTATCATGGCCTCCTGGATAA